GGAATGCCAAACTGCTGATTAAAGTACCTGTTGATCTGCCTGCTGCTCCAATATACCTTTTCGGATAATTCTTTAACGGTTATTGAACCGTTTGAGGTATAGATGAGTTCAAAGAGCTTCTGCTTTCTGTCGTCTATTTTTCCTTTGATCAGTTCCTTTAATTTGTTTGCAGCCTTTATATAAAAGCGGTCAAAATCACTCAGGTCGTCCTCGCTAAATCCCCAAAAATCAGCAGGTAGTTGCCGGGCTTCATTCACTAAATCAGCGATGCTGGTTTTTAACAGGTATTCAATGGCCGGTAATTTAAAGCTTATGGCAAAAATGACCATTTTAGGGCTAAGTGATGTTTGCTCTGCTTCACTTTCCAGTCCCATGAGCATAATGTGAAACGGGTCTGATAAAGAGCAGGAGAGGGAAAGATCTATTGTGGCATTGGGTAAGACTACAATTTCTTTGGGTTCTTCTGAAAGATTGGCTATCATCCAGAAACCTTCTACAAAGTCGGATAGGGATGAATCTGGTTTGATTATTTTATATTCAATCTCATCCATCCCCTTTTCTTGTTATAAAATCGTTGCACCATCAATCAGGTTCACTTGTTTACCCATCTTTTTTTGTATCACTTCAAAATGATGGAGTTCACTCTGGCTAATTAATGAAATGGCATCACCCGCCTGGTCTGCACGGCCGGTTCTACCTATGCGGTGTACATAATCTTTAGGTGATCGGGGTAATTCATA
This is a stretch of genomic DNA from Candidatus Pedobacter colombiensis. It encodes these proteins:
- a CDS encoding AraC family transcriptional regulator codes for the protein MDEIEYKIIKPDSSLSDFVEGFWMIANLSEEPKEIVVLPNATIDLSLSCSLSDPFHIMLMGLESEAEQTSLSPKMVIFAISFKLPAIEYLLKTSIADLVNEARQLPADFWGFSEDDLSDFDRFYIKAANKLKELIKGKIDDRKQKLFELIYTSNGSITVKELSEKVYWSSRQINRYFNQQFGIPLKLYCNLLRFSASFHQLIDGRLFPEQNYTDQAHFIREIKKFSGVAPGELSKNKNDRFIQLSALKKQ